The following coding sequences are from one Psychrobacter sp. AH5 window:
- a CDS encoding YfhL family 4Fe-4S dicluster ferredoxin produces MALMITQDCINCDICEPECPNDAISYDQKGQKTYVIDADLCTECVGFYEEPTCDKVCPIDCIIADDSRVESTQELELKYHKIWG; encoded by the coding sequence ATGGCCTTGATGATTACTCAAGACTGCATCAACTGCGATATCTGTGAGCCTGAGTGCCCTAATGATGCTATTAGTTACGATCAAAAAGGGCAAAAAACTTATGTCATTGATGCTGATCTATGCACTGAATGCGTAGGGTTTTATGAGGAGCCTACTTGCGATAAAGTCTGCCCGATTGATTGTATTATCGCTGATGATAGCCGTGTTGAGAGTACACAGGAGCTTGAGCTTAAGTATCATAAGATCTGGGGCTAG
- a CDS encoding DUF3124 domain-containing protein: MNKRLFSALLIASISFSSLLSGCEQTQNPNVMLSEDQKDPIKELEMTSEVDRSQFKYKQTFYVPIYSDIYTDRDNRKVLLSATLSVRNTTLEKSLYINKIDYYDTKGAFVKSYLSKPIELPAMGTLNYIVEKEEDKGGSGANFIIEVEGVDETVTPVIEAVMIGNFSNKAFSFLTQGTPVKHGTK, from the coding sequence ATGAATAAGCGTCTTTTTTCCGCACTGTTGATTGCGAGTATATCCTTTTCATCATTACTATCAGGCTGTGAGCAGACTCAAAATCCTAATGTCATGCTCTCAGAAGATCAAAAAGATCCGATAAAAGAGTTGGAGATGACCTCAGAGGTCGATCGCAGTCAATTCAAGTATAAGCAGACCTTTTATGTGCCAATCTACTCGGATATTTATACCGATAGAGACAATCGTAAAGTGCTGTTATCAGCGACACTAAGTGTGCGCAATACTACTTTAGAAAAGTCGCTTTATATTAATAAAATCGATTATTACGATACCAAAGGTGCTTTTGTAAAATCTTACTTGAGCAAACCTATCGAGCTACCCGCAATGGGGACGCTCAATTATATTGTCGAAAAAGAGGAAGATAAAGGCGGCTCTGGCGCTAATTTTATCATCGAAGTGGAAGGAGTGGATGAAACAGTGACGCCCGTTATTGAAGCGGTGATGATCGGTAATTTTAGTAATAAAGCTTTTTCGTTCCTAACTCAAGGCACGCCAGTTAAACATGGAACAAAGTAG
- a CDS encoding TrkA family potassium uptake protein has protein sequence MKYIIAGLGNFGSSLGMALTSQGHEVIAIDSSMQKVEGYKEVISSTICMDATDEYTVSGLPISDTDIVIVAIGEDQGANVMATALFKTLKARRLISRSINPLHEKVLQAIGVDDLIHPEKEAATRWAKRLSLRYFVDSFELSDHFSMVEISIPGILIGKTVEALQLERKFNIRLLSTMRYEYYEDSFGRTQRKPSIKGLAAPEQVLQDKDVLIIYGDNQHINEFLRSVGVKVK, from the coding sequence ATGAAATATATTATCGCTGGATTAGGAAATTTTGGTTCCTCCTTAGGAATGGCGCTGACCAGTCAAGGCCATGAAGTCATCGCTATCGATAGTAGTATGCAAAAAGTAGAGGGTTACAAAGAAGTCATCTCAAGCACGATATGTATGGACGCCACTGATGAATACACGGTCAGTGGCTTGCCCATTAGCGATACTGATATCGTCATTGTCGCTATCGGTGAGGATCAAGGCGCCAATGTAATGGCGACCGCGCTGTTTAAGACTCTAAAGGCACGTCGCCTTATCAGTCGCAGTATTAATCCTTTACATGAAAAGGTACTACAAGCCATTGGTGTTGACGACCTTATTCATCCTGAAAAAGAAGCCGCTACGCGTTGGGCAAAAAGACTATCGCTGCGCTACTTCGTCGACTCGTTTGAGCTAAGCGATCATTTCAGTATGGTCGAGATTAGCATTCCAGGTATTTTGATTGGTAAAACTGTCGAAGCGCTACAATTAGAGCGAAAATTCAATATTCGATTGCTTAGTACTATGCGCTATGAGTATTATGAAGATAGCTTCGGTCGCACCCAGCGCAAGCCTAGTATTAAAGGTCTAGCGGCTCCTGAGCAAGTGCTACAAGATAAGGACGTACTAATCATCTACGGCGATAACCAACACATCAACGAGTTCCTGCGCAGTGTTGGAGTAAAAGTTAAATAG
- a CDS encoding potassium transporter TrkG translates to MHAAKRYRLLNNFTILVSLIGVAVALVDSGFNLAPWLQHVFHIFYLLIIFLGFVVTAGRYLYSKKPLTINKVTVFDLLTSIAIIILLFAHFTDLVRLDMAATVDGFVAIKIAVLVTFIRELSDHDFNLNRAFLNPAQFFLLSFLSVVLIGALLLMMPNATTQPLTFVDSLFTATSAVCVTGLIVVDTATHYTTFGQVIILGLIQIGGLGILTFVTYFSYFFKGGVSYETQASISEMSYMRGMGDVVTTLKSILYVTFGVEAVAAVLIYLCIYDLPNMDFSEQLFFSVFHAISAFCNAGFSTFSSGMYDDALRFDYPLQLIIATTFIFGGMGFVIVVNVLRYLSYRTQQLLYRKDQRYEYRPWLLNINSRITLITTAALLVIGLIGVMIFEYNNVLADHESFFGKLVTGFFTAATPRTAGFNSVDMGAIAFPTIMLTIFLMWIGASPNSTGGGIKTSTFAIALLNTLSLARGQTTVEVFKRQIAEISIRRAFAIMWLSLLVIGTGVTLISYDQPELDLIKVVFECFSAYSTVGLSLNLTADLSDFSKLVVSVIMFVGRVGMLTLFIALLKNRHQRNYRYPTEEITIN, encoded by the coding sequence ATGCACGCTGCCAAACGCTATCGATTATTAAATAATTTCACTATTTTGGTTAGCCTTATCGGCGTAGCTGTAGCGTTAGTAGACAGTGGCTTTAATTTAGCTCCTTGGCTGCAGCATGTTTTCCATATCTTTTATTTACTGATTATTTTCTTGGGCTTCGTAGTCACTGCAGGACGTTATCTCTATAGTAAAAAGCCGTTAACTATCAATAAAGTCACGGTCTTTGACTTACTAACCAGTATTGCGATTATCATTTTGTTGTTCGCACATTTTACCGATTTGGTACGCTTAGACATGGCAGCCACGGTTGACGGCTTTGTAGCGATTAAGATCGCAGTGTTAGTGACCTTTATTCGTGAACTCTCCGATCATGATTTCAATCTTAATCGCGCCTTTCTCAATCCGGCACAATTCTTCCTATTGAGCTTTTTATCGGTCGTTTTGATTGGGGCATTACTACTGATGATGCCTAATGCTACTACCCAGCCGTTAACCTTCGTCGATTCATTATTTACCGCCACTAGCGCGGTTTGCGTGACTGGTTTGATAGTGGTCGACACCGCCACTCATTACACCACTTTTGGGCAAGTTATTATTTTAGGCTTGATTCAGATCGGTGGCTTAGGTATTTTGACGTTTGTGACTTATTTTAGCTATTTCTTCAAAGGTGGCGTCAGTTACGAGACTCAAGCGAGCATTAGTGAGATGTCCTATATGCGTGGCATGGGCGATGTGGTTACTACGCTCAAGTCCATTCTCTATGTGACCTTTGGCGTTGAAGCGGTAGCTGCAGTGCTAATCTACCTGTGCATTTATGATCTACCGAATATGGACTTCTCTGAGCAGCTATTCTTCTCAGTGTTTCATGCTATTTCGGCCTTTTGTAATGCTGGATTCTCGACTTTTAGCTCGGGGATGTACGATGACGCGTTACGTTTTGATTATCCGCTACAGCTGATCATTGCCACTACCTTTATCTTCGGTGGTATGGGCTTTGTCATCGTAGTTAACGTATTACGTTATTTAAGCTACCGTACTCAGCAGCTGCTTTATCGTAAGGATCAGCGCTACGAATATCGCCCTTGGCTGCTCAATATCAATAGTCGTATCACCTTGATTACTACCGCTGCACTGCTAGTAATAGGTCTAATTGGTGTCATGATATTTGAATACAATAATGTATTGGCCGATCACGAGAGCTTTTTTGGCAAACTAGTCACGGGCTTCTTCACTGCCGCCACCCCGCGTACTGCTGGTTTTAACAGTGTCGATATGGGCGCGATAGCTTTTCCGACGATTATGCTGACTATATTTTTGATGTGGATTGGTGCTTCTCCAAACTCTACTGGTGGCGGTATCAAAACCAGCACCTTTGCTATCGCATTACTCAACACTTTGAGTCTAGCGCGTGGTCAGACCACTGTCGAAGTGTTCAAACGTCAAATTGCTGAAATCTCCATTCGCCGGGCCTTTGCAATCATGTGGTTATCGTTATTGGTCATTGGTACTGGAGTAACGCTAATCAGCTATGATCAGCCAGAGCTTGATTTGATAAAAGTAGTCTTTGAGTGCTTCTCAGCATATAGCACAGTTGGGTTAAGTTTAAATTTGACCGCAGACTTATCTGACTTTAGCAAACTGGTAGTGTCAGTAATTATGTTCGTAGGACGGGTCGGGATGCTCACGTTGTTTATTGCTTTACTCAAAAACCGTCATCAGCGTAATTATCGTTATCCGACCGAAGAGATTACTATTAACTAA
- the cls gene encoding cardiolipin synthase, which yields MFLDIVLTIHFILLLFISVRVLARHDLTAPARLAWIVVLFVLPYIGVVVYWLFGEIHLGREFVDKHKKNMTKLHRTNPEVLGDEADLLRAVDPHYQMAFAYSAAATGFHTTLNNSAELMADAAQTQERMIADFDAATDHIHVLYYIWLIDSMGIDTAQALIRAAKRGVSCRAMVDGMGSRKMVNSKIWREMKEAGVQVSVALPIKNIIKVLLFSRIDLRNHRKITVIDGKISYNGSRNCADPEFRTKPKFAPWVDIMVRFEGPIVAQNQMLFASDWLIKNPQTPIDSFPYHTEANSKPPTLSNNNQPATGVAAQVFADGPSQRRGTTPQFLTTLIGQTKHTLTISTPYFVPDYSLVSALCAAAYRGVNVTMIFPKHNDSLIVGATSRSYYWELLEAGVKIYEYKPGLLHAKTLTIDGEIGLIGSTNLDLRSFDLNYENNVIFSDKPLTTAIIERQQQYLSDSDKVSREQVEEWPLYYRIWNNIIATMGPVL from the coding sequence ATGTTTTTAGATATCGTACTGACTATTCACTTTATACTACTATTATTTATCTCAGTAAGGGTGCTGGCACGTCACGACTTGACCGCTCCTGCACGACTCGCTTGGATAGTCGTGTTATTTGTATTGCCTTATATCGGCGTAGTGGTTTATTGGCTATTTGGCGAGATCCATTTGGGCCGCGAGTTTGTCGATAAGCATAAAAAAAACATGACCAAATTACACCGTACTAATCCTGAAGTGCTGGGCGACGAGGCAGACTTACTACGAGCGGTTGATCCGCATTATCAGATGGCCTTTGCATATTCAGCAGCAGCGACAGGTTTTCATACTACGTTAAATAATAGCGCCGAGCTAATGGCAGATGCCGCGCAGACCCAGGAGCGTATGATCGCTGACTTTGATGCTGCTACTGATCATATTCATGTGCTTTATTATATTTGGCTTATCGATAGCATGGGTATAGATACCGCGCAGGCGCTTATACGTGCCGCAAAGCGTGGGGTGAGCTGCCGAGCGATGGTCGATGGCATGGGCTCACGCAAAATGGTGAACTCCAAAATATGGCGGGAGATGAAGGAAGCTGGCGTACAGGTCAGCGTAGCACTACCGATCAAAAACATTATCAAAGTACTGCTCTTTAGCCGTATTGACTTGCGTAATCACCGCAAAATCACCGTAATCGATGGCAAAATCAGCTATAACGGCAGTCGTAACTGCGCTGATCCTGAGTTTCGTACTAAACCAAAATTTGCCCCTTGGGTCGATATTATGGTGCGCTTTGAGGGACCTATAGTGGCTCAAAATCAGATGCTGTTCGCAAGCGACTGGCTCATCAAAAACCCTCAAACCCCTATCGATAGCTTTCCTTATCATACTGAGGCAAATAGCAAGCCGCCAACTTTATCTAATAATAATCAACCTGCTACTGGCGTAGCAGCACAAGTATTTGCCGATGGGCCCTCTCAGCGCCGCGGTACTACGCCGCAGTTTTTGACCACTTTAATTGGGCAGACTAAGCATACCTTGACTATCTCCACCCCTTATTTTGTGCCCGATTACTCTTTAGTCAGCGCTTTGTGCGCCGCCGCTTATCGCGGAGTAAACGTGACGATGATATTCCCCAAACACAACGACTCGCTAATCGTAGGAGCAACGTCGCGCAGTTATTATTGGGAATTGTTAGAAGCTGGAGTAAAGATTTATGAGTATAAACCGGGTCTCTTACATGCCAAAACTTTGACTATTGATGGCGAGATAGGCTTAATCGGCTCAACCAATTTGGACTTACGTAGCTTTGATCTAAACTATGAAAACAATGTCATCTTTAGCGATAAACCATTGACTACGGCTATCATAGAGCGCCAACAGCAGTATCTGAGCGATTCAGATAAAGTCAGCCGTGAGCAGGTAGAAGAATGGCCGTTATATTATAGAATTTGGAATAATATCATCGCGACTATGGGGCCGGTTTTATAG
- a CDS encoding putative RNA methyltransferase — protein MSVSLFTCPICQSPLLPAVTNWHCDGSLNPKNISHGFDVARQGYVNLLPVQQKKSKQPGDSLESIAARQRFLQAGYYQPLQTLISQQLDQLLSTKPAQINSEQAKSSINWLDIGCGEGYYTQAIAQIKRFDTLIAADISKPAVLAVAKASKLTKNLWLNANNKTVIYPLVTSAAHLPLSANSMAGISSIFSPILPDAFASVLEDKGYLVIAKPDVGHLAEVRAALFAEVREHNSDKFLTELEPFFELIETRQVRAELSLSSAALADLLTMTPYAYRAQPEKRQALLAMAKEHPLVTTAKFVLYVLQKKAL, from the coding sequence ATGTCTGTGTCGCTGTTTACTTGCCCTATTTGCCAATCCCCATTACTGCCAGCTGTTACTAATTGGCACTGTGACGGCAGCTTAAATCCTAAAAATATCTCCCACGGCTTTGATGTGGCGCGGCAAGGCTATGTCAATCTGTTACCCGTGCAACAAAAAAAGTCTAAGCAGCCGGGTGATAGCTTAGAATCGATTGCGGCGCGTCAACGTTTTTTGCAAGCAGGTTATTATCAGCCATTACAGACTTTGATCTCTCAGCAACTAGACCAGTTATTATCGACTAAACCAGCTCAGATAAATAGCGAACAAGCTAAAAGTTCGATCAATTGGTTAGATATAGGCTGCGGCGAAGGCTACTACACTCAAGCTATCGCTCAGATAAAAAGGTTTGATACTTTAATTGCCGCTGACATTAGTAAGCCTGCGGTATTAGCCGTAGCTAAAGCTAGCAAGCTAACCAAAAATCTATGGCTTAATGCTAATAATAAGACGGTAATCTATCCGCTAGTGACTAGCGCTGCACATCTGCCCTTATCAGCCAATAGTATGGCAGGTATTAGTAGTATTTTTAGTCCGATATTGCCTGATGCGTTTGCCAGCGTCTTAGAGGATAAAGGTTATTTAGTGATTGCTAAGCCTGATGTAGGTCATTTGGCTGAAGTACGCGCGGCATTATTTGCTGAAGTACGCGAGCATAACTCAGACAAGTTTTTGACTGAGCTTGAGCCATTTTTTGAGCTAATAGAGACTCGTCAAGTTAGAGCTGAGCTGAGTCTGTCATCAGCAGCTTTAGCTGATTTATTGACGATGACGCCTTATGCTTATCGCGCGCAGCCAGAGAAACGACAAGCCCTATTAGCAATGGCTAAAGAGCATCCTTTGGTGACTACAGCCAAATTTGTGCTTTATGTCTTGCAAAAAAAAGCACTATAA
- the mraY gene encoding phospho-N-acetylmuramoyl-pentapeptide-transferase, producing the protein MLVWLFEWLSQYYSPFSAVSSLTLRALLAVITALGFSLLLGKRVINHLRTLRYGQAIRNDGPQSHLIKTGTPTMGGVLILTAIGVATLLWARLNNPYVWILLVVMVIFGAVGWADDWLKIKYKNPTGLIARKKYFWLSVGAIFVGVSLYYISTLQPDIATTRMMQDLLLPIFKNWAIPFSAVPFGIAFIIFTYFVINGASNAVNLTDGLDGLAILPVVLVAAGLGAMAYVSGDVRFSEYLHVPYIAYNSEVIIVCGAMVGAGLGFLWFNAHPAQVFMGDVGALALGAMLGTIAVMTRQEIAFAIMGGLFVAEAVSVILQVGSYKLRKKRIFRMAPLHHHFEEIGWKETQVVARFWIIAIVLVVLGLMTLKLR; encoded by the coding sequence GTGTTAGTTTGGTTGTTTGAATGGCTTAGCCAGTATTACTCACCGTTTTCTGCGGTATCTTCCTTGACACTGCGTGCGCTCCTCGCAGTTATTACCGCTTTAGGTTTTAGTTTGCTACTTGGCAAGCGAGTGATTAACCACTTGCGTACCCTTAGATATGGGCAGGCTATTCGTAATGATGGCCCGCAGTCGCATCTGATTAAGACAGGTACGCCAACGATGGGCGGGGTACTTATTCTTACCGCAATTGGCGTGGCAACGCTATTATGGGCACGACTAAATAATCCTTATGTTTGGATATTATTAGTAGTGATGGTTATCTTTGGCGCGGTAGGTTGGGCCGATGATTGGCTAAAAATTAAGTATAAAAACCCAACAGGACTTATTGCTCGCAAAAAATACTTTTGGCTCTCGGTAGGCGCTATTTTCGTCGGTGTCTCCTTATATTATATTTCGACCTTGCAGCCTGATATAGCTACCACGCGTATGATGCAGGATTTATTATTGCCTATCTTCAAGAACTGGGCGATTCCTTTCTCAGCGGTGCCCTTTGGCATTGCTTTTATCATCTTTACCTACTTTGTCATTAATGGCGCTTCAAATGCGGTGAACTTGACCGATGGTTTAGATGGTTTGGCGATATTGCCGGTGGTATTGGTGGCCGCTGGTCTTGGGGCGATGGCTTATGTCTCAGGTGACGTAAGATTTTCAGAGTATCTACACGTACCTTATATTGCCTATAATTCTGAGGTTATTATTGTCTGCGGCGCTATGGTAGGGGCCGGGCTTGGCTTTTTGTGGTTCAATGCTCACCCCGCGCAAGTGTTTATGGGCGATGTGGGCGCATTAGCCCTGGGCGCGATGCTCGGTACTATTGCGGTCATGACCCGTCAAGAGATTGCCTTTGCTATTATGGGCGGCTTGTTTGTCGCCGAAGCGGTATCAGTGATATTACAAGTGGGCTCTTATAAGCTGCGAAAAAAACGTATCTTTCGGATGGCACCGCTACACCATCACTTTGAAGAGATTGGCTGGAAAGAGACGCAAGTGGTGGCAAGGTTTTGGATTATTGCTATCGTTTTAGTAGTGCTGGGCCTGATGACACTAAAACTGCGTTAG
- the murF gene encoding UDP-N-acetylmuramoyl-tripeptide--D-alanyl-D-alanine ligase, producing MTVDNHNTIQSQGLYVWQAENLLTATATLGGRWQMPQAETDTAPTLTSNRITTDTRTIQAGDIFLALSGDNFDGHDYINIAASKGAIAAIVSRPISTSMAQLVVEDTRLALGQLGAYRRQQHPNLTVIAITGSSGKTTCKEMLGSIFGRLAPTLITRGNLNNDLGVPMMLLELSDHHRYAVMELGANHIGEIAYTTELVRPDVACILNIGTAHLGEFGSREGICQTKAEIYHTLSDNQFAIVPDKDDFTNQLRRTAEKNTAKVIGFGNTDVSASHLDVEPERSEFKLHIGNKVQDICLPLAGEHNVNNALAAAACAYALDIDIEDIVTGLENARPAKGRLNSQLLGNHRLIDDTYNANPHAVRAAAKVLAAQTGTQVMVLGDISELGDAAVSEHQGLGRTIAATGINVLLCVGEYAQYTVAGAEEIGGISAHAFDDKDSLLQYLQQYLQAQQAQPCTVLFKGSRFMEMETLINALIEE from the coding sequence ATGACCGTGGACAACCACAACACCATTCAGTCGCAGGGACTTTATGTCTGGCAAGCTGAAAATTTGCTAACCGCGACGGCAACGCTTGGTGGTCGTTGGCAAATGCCGCAGGCTGAGACTGACACAGCGCCGACGCTGACGAGCAATCGTATCACTACCGATACTCGCACTATTCAAGCAGGCGATATCTTTTTGGCTCTGAGTGGCGACAATTTTGATGGTCATGACTATATTAATATCGCCGCCTCTAAAGGCGCTATCGCAGCGATTGTGTCGCGTCCTATCTCAACCAGTATGGCGCAGTTAGTAGTCGAGGATACCCGGTTGGCATTAGGGCAGTTGGGCGCTTATCGTCGTCAGCAGCATCCAAATTTGACGGTGATTGCTATTACCGGCTCTAGTGGCAAAACCACTTGTAAAGAGATGCTCGGCAGTATCTTTGGTCGCCTTGCACCAACCTTGATTACTCGCGGCAATCTCAACAATGATTTGGGCGTGCCAATGATGCTATTAGAGCTCTCCGATCATCACCGTTATGCCGTTATGGAGCTAGGCGCTAATCATATCGGCGAGATTGCTTATACCACTGAGCTGGTACGTCCTGATGTCGCTTGTATTCTCAATATTGGTACTGCGCATTTAGGCGAATTTGGTAGCCGTGAGGGCATTTGCCAGACTAAGGCGGAGATTTATCATACGCTAAGCGATAATCAATTTGCCATTGTGCCGGATAAAGACGACTTTACCAATCAGCTACGGCGCACCGCTGAGAAAAATACGGCTAAGGTGATTGGCTTTGGTAATACTGATGTGAGTGCAAGCCACCTAGATGTCGAGCCTGAGCGCAGCGAATTTAAACTGCATATCGGTAATAAGGTACAAGATATCTGCCTACCGCTAGCGGGTGAGCATAATGTTAATAATGCTCTTGCCGCTGCCGCTTGTGCTTATGCATTAGATATCGACATTGAAGATATTGTCACTGGACTTGAGAACGCGCGTCCGGCTAAAGGTCGCCTCAATAGCCAGCTATTAGGCAATCATCGACTGATTGATGATACTTACAATGCTAATCCTCATGCGGTACGCGCCGCTGCCAAAGTACTAGCGGCGCAGACGGGTACCCAAGTCATGGTACTCGGTGACATTAGTGAATTGGGCGACGCTGCAGTTAGCGAGCATCAAGGCTTAGGCCGTACTATCGCCGCGACCGGTATCAATGTGCTACTTTGTGTTGGCGAGTACGCGCAGTACACGGTGGCAGGCGCTGAGGAGATTGGCGGTATTAGCGCTCATGCTTTTGATGATAAAGACAGTTTACTACAGTATTTGCAGCAGTATCTACAGGCGCAGCAAGCACAGCCTTGTACTGTGCTATTTAAAGGTTCCCGTTTTATGGAAATGGAAACGCTCATTAATGCGCTAATCGAGGAGTAG
- a CDS encoding UDP-N-acetylmuramoyl-L-alanyl-D-glutamate--2,6-diaminopimelate ligase, giving the protein MLGAVNTLCSVLTIGFNQLRLDSRQVAKNDVFILLKSQKPNCQQSRHYLQQAAQKAAFILSEIDPTALFAKANVPPNANIQLDDNDLSAESPLSDLPCPVIYAPNIRDFLGDLVQARLQYQQPVQLPTVVAVTGTNGKTTISQLVAQLAQLAGMSSAVMGTAGNGKLDNLVQASHTTGDALAVQQFLQQMGAQNVDLLALEASSHGLDQQRLQGVPIKVAIYTNLSRDHLDYHADMNEYVAAKARLFDSQHFPSLTHAIINIDDAHDENYAQTMLDTAQASGLTVWTYSLDSSKSATFRAVDIQPSLQGVKIALHSEFGDIDIISPLLGRFNVANLLAAIAAAVALGIDMTQMSKLVPKLQGAVGRMQRVPSKEGCFIVDYAHTPDALSQVLASLRTHCDGKLWAVFGCGGDRDAGKRPLMAQAGLGGADQVVLTADNPRTEDPNAILEDMQVGMSDEQYQRTHIESARQKAIAYAVNNASADDIVVIAGKGHETYQEINGVRYDFDDSVILQQALTDAGRA; this is encoded by the coding sequence ATGTTAGGCGCAGTTAATACTCTATGCTCAGTGCTGACTATTGGCTTTAATCAGTTACGCTTAGATAGCCGTCAAGTGGCAAAAAATGACGTCTTTATCCTGCTCAAGAGCCAAAAGCCGAACTGTCAACAAAGCCGCCATTATCTGCAGCAAGCCGCTCAGAAGGCGGCTTTTATCTTATCTGAGATTGATCCTACCGCGCTATTTGCTAAAGCCAATGTACCGCCTAACGCAAACATTCAACTCGACGATAACGACTTGAGTGCTGAATCGCCATTATCTGATTTGCCTTGTCCGGTTATCTACGCCCCAAATATTCGCGACTTTTTGGGTGATTTGGTACAAGCGCGTCTGCAATATCAGCAGCCAGTTCAGTTGCCAACGGTAGTAGCAGTGACCGGTACCAATGGCAAAACCACTATCAGTCAACTGGTAGCACAATTAGCGCAGCTGGCAGGTATGAGTAGCGCGGTCATGGGTACCGCGGGTAATGGCAAGCTTGATAACTTGGTACAAGCTAGTCACACCACTGGCGATGCTTTAGCGGTACAGCAGTTTTTGCAGCAAATGGGCGCGCAAAACGTCGACTTATTGGCGTTAGAGGCCAGCTCTCATGGTCTTGATCAGCAGCGTCTACAAGGGGTGCCGATTAAAGTGGCGATTTATACCAATTTATCACGCGATCACTTAGATTATCATGCCGATATGAACGAGTATGTCGCTGCCAAAGCCCGACTCTTTGATAGCCAGCATTTTCCAAGTCTTACTCATGCCATTATCAATATCGATGATGCTCATGATGAAAACTATGCTCAAACGATGCTAGATACCGCGCAAGCAAGTGGCTTGACGGTTTGGACGTATAGTTTAGACTCGTCAAAATCAGCGACTTTTAGGGCCGTTGATATTCAGCCAAGCTTGCAAGGGGTAAAGATTGCTTTGCACAGTGAGTTTGGCGACATCGATATTATTAGCCCGCTATTAGGCCGCTTTAATGTCGCCAACCTATTAGCCGCTATCGCAGCAGCAGTAGCGCTTGGTATCGATATGACACAGATGAGTAAGCTAGTTCCTAAGCTACAAGGCGCAGTTGGACGTATGCAGCGTGTACCCTCAAAGGAGGGCTGCTTTATTGTCGATTATGCGCATACTCCTGACGCATTAAGCCAAGTATTAGCCAGTCTTAGAACACATTGTGACGGTAAGCTTTGGGCAGTATTTGGCTGCGGCGGCGATCGCGATGCCGGCAAACGTCCACTCATGGCGCAAGCGGGGCTTGGTGGAGCTGATCAAGTGGTATTGACCGCTGATAATCCGCGTACTGAAGACCCAAATGCCATCTTAGAAGATATGCAAGTCGGCATGAGTGACGAGCAATATCAGCGTACTCATATTGAGTCTGCCCGGCAAAAAGCGATAGCATATGCGGTCAATAATGCCAGTGCTGATGATATCGTCGTTATCGCAGGCAAAGGCCACGAGACTTACCAAGAGATCAACGGCGTACGTTACGATTTTGACGACAGTGTCATCTTGCAGCAGGCGCTAACGGATGCAGGCCGCGCATAA